From the Halorhabdus utahensis DSM 12940 genome, one window contains:
- a CDS encoding DUF7266 family protein, whose protein sequence is MTPRPERRKKCRTLSTDDRGVSRMISYMLTVGIAMVLITGLFTAGSAIVEDQQDQTARTQLSIVGQQVAGSVEVADQLVRSTAARPSQLVVTRSLPERIAGSGYRIEVSGGDTVILRLMGDDLAVSTHIDAETTVTGSAQGGTIEIVHQTSSGNLVIQNG, encoded by the coding sequence ATGACCCCACGACCAGAGAGACGAAAGAAGTGTCGAACGCTCTCCACGGACGACCGCGGCGTCTCCCGGATGATCAGCTACATGCTGACTGTCGGGATCGCGATGGTCCTCATCACCGGATTGTTCACGGCCGGGAGTGCGATTGTCGAGGACCAGCAGGACCAAACGGCCCGGACGCAACTGTCGATCGTCGGCCAGCAGGTCGCCGGGTCGGTCGAAGTCGCTGACCAACTGGTTCGCTCGACTGCTGCCAGGCCGTCTCAGCTTGTCGTGACGCGGTCGCTGCCGGAACGGATCGCTGGATCGGGGTATCGCATCGAAGTTTCCGGCGGTGATACTGTCATTTTGCGCCTGATGGGCGATGATTTGGCTGTCAGTACCCATATCGACGCTGAAACGACAGTGACGGGCAGTGCCCAGGGGGGCACGATCGAAATTGTGCATCAAACTTCAAGCGGAAATCTGGTGATTCAAAATGGGTGA
- a CDS encoding DUF7289 family protein: MGEFRDRERAVSEVFGFILLFSIVILSIGAVSIFGVNSLNEGRDAALMDNMERGFEGMASTIDDLEPGMSRSTSLRLESGQLRIGEETWINVSVGGTKEIKNSVSPLLYTFDDERIIYVSSTVFRVSEESGVIVRPPAFELSQSGTIISVQNTIPSRAISIGGGTAQMRFTAQAPKNPTVDTGNSVEIDIDAPSEAQASLWESALVERLVRGGMSESTAESKCSRAGSKVECVYNVNSGEDTLVRSVVVSVELR; the protein is encoded by the coding sequence ATGGGTGAATTTCGCGATCGGGAGCGTGCCGTCAGCGAAGTCTTCGGGTTCATCCTGCTGTTTTCGATCGTCATCTTGTCGATCGGAGCCGTCTCGATTTTCGGTGTGAATAGTCTGAATGAAGGACGAGACGCGGCGCTGATGGATAATATGGAGCGCGGTTTCGAAGGGATGGCGTCCACAATCGATGATCTTGAACCCGGAATGTCACGATCGACGAGTTTGCGTTTGGAGAGTGGGCAGTTACGGATCGGTGAGGAGACTTGGATCAATGTATCAGTTGGAGGGACAAAAGAGATCAAAAACAGCGTCTCCCCGTTGCTCTATACCTTTGACGATGAACGAATAATCTACGTCTCTTCCACAGTATTTCGAGTATCTGAGGAAAGTGGAGTCATCGTCCGGCCACCGGCTTTTGAACTGAGCCAAAGCGGAACTATCATCTCTGTCCAAAATACGATCCCATCACGAGCAATTTCCATTGGTGGTGGAACTGCACAGATGAGATTTACCGCTCAGGCCCCGAAAAACCCTACCGTTGATACAGGTAACTCAGTAGAGATTGATATCGATGCGCCCTCTGAAGCACAAGCAAGTCTGTGGGAATCGGCCTTGGTAGAGCGACTGGTTCGGGGTGGGATGTCAGAATCCACGGCGGAATCTAAATGTAGTCGAGCCGGTAGCAAGGTAGAATGTGTTTACAATGTCAATTCTGGAGAAGATACACTGGTTAGATCAGTCGTGGTATCGGTTGAACTCAGATGA
- a CDS encoding DUF7261 family protein, with protein MARVTDRRGQMILIGGVLLAVTIIALAVVFNSAIYTTVLAGESQDDVSSREPLGFQQEVRQLVGATVERAVQQRSSLNKQKDYVTNNLSAVRENLRRYQADANRLVDVSVASNISGAFIYNSTGSFVNETGHDDWEVGTGLRVRNMSFDVSSTSGFIVEITGDGGDAYELDIGSDVAVTGPTTSKTCSWSGSGHVNITESTINGDRCNALDFFERLEAPYDIQFRQGSNAQGRYSLLVTPSGSISSDVASQDRTDRLFGVDVATEYVTTEIDWETTLRVAPGEPP; from the coding sequence ATGGCGCGGGTGACCGATCGTCGCGGCCAGATGATCCTGATCGGCGGCGTCTTGCTCGCCGTCACGATCATCGCCCTGGCGGTCGTTTTCAACAGTGCGATCTATACCACGGTTCTGGCCGGCGAGAGCCAGGATGATGTTTCGAGCCGTGAACCGCTCGGATTCCAACAGGAAGTCCGCCAACTGGTCGGTGCCACCGTCGAACGCGCGGTACAGCAAAGAAGTTCACTCAATAAGCAAAAGGATTATGTCACGAACAACCTTTCGGCCGTGAGAGAAAATCTCCGTCGGTATCAGGCAGATGCAAACCGTCTTGTTGACGTCTCGGTGGCTTCCAATATTTCCGGTGCATTTATTTATAACTCAACTGGTTCCTTTGTGAACGAAACTGGCCACGATGATTGGGAGGTTGGAACTGGCCTCCGCGTTCGAAACATGTCGTTTGACGTATCTTCGACCTCGGGATTCATTGTCGAGATAACCGGCGATGGTGGAGACGCATACGAGCTCGACATCGGTTCAGACGTCGCTGTGACTGGACCGACTACGTCGAAGACGTGCTCCTGGTCCGGGTCTGGGCACGTCAATATCACTGAAAGCACAATAAACGGTGATCGGTGCAACGCTTTGGACTTCTTCGAGCGTCTCGAAGCACCGTACGACATCCAGTTTCGACAGGGGAGCAATGCTCAGGGCCGATACAGTTTGCTCGTTACGCCATCGGGATCGATTTCAAGTGACGTGGCGAGTCAGGACCGGACTGACCGACTGTTCGGTGTCGATGTTGCGACAGAGTATGTCACCACCGAGATCGACTGGGAAACAACTCTCAGGGTCGCCCCGGGTGAGCCGCCATGA